In Papaver somniferum cultivar HN1 chromosome 1, ASM357369v1, whole genome shotgun sequence, a genomic segment contains:
- the LOC113296587 gene encoding uncharacterized protein LOC113296587 — protein MAAFSANQGIILLLAIVLTLSYSSMLAFGFPTINVTTPGHSFNNRNNRPRTINVGGSQNWRFGLNYTEWSIHNGPFFVKDTLVFKYEAPNATTPPHSVYLFRDYWSFRSCNLKRAKMVGNLNQGSGKGFKFVLQRFQPYFFACGERAGLHCNLGMMKFAVVPFPRWNNGY, from the exons ATGGCTGCGTTTTCTGCTAATCAAGGGATAATCCTTCTACTAGCTATAGTTCTTACACTTTCTTACTCTTCCATGTTGGCATTTGGTTTTCCGACAATCAATGTTACAACTCCAGGTCATAGTTTCAACAACAGAAACAACAGACCCAGAACTATCAATGTCGGAGGTTCCCAAAACTGGCGCTTTGGCTTGAACTACACTGAGTGGTCCATCCACAACGGTCCTTTCTTCGTTAAGGACACCCTAG TTTTCAAATATGAGGCGCCAAATGCGACAACGCCTCCCCACAGTGTGTACTTGTTCCGTGACTACTGGAGTTTCCGGAGTTGCAACCTTAAGAGAGCCAAGATGGTTGGGAACTTGAATCAAGGAAGTGGCAAAGGATTCAAATTTGTTCTTCAGAGATTCCAGCCATATTTTTTCGCTTGCGGTGAACGTGCTGGTCTTCATTGCAATCTCGGTATGATGAAGTTTGCTGTTGTTCCTTTTCCTCGCTGGAATAATGGTTATTGA